One Streptococcus gallolyticus subsp. gallolyticus DSM 16831 DNA window includes the following coding sequences:
- the rpsB gene encoding 30S ribosomal protein S2: MAVISMKQLLEAGVHFGHQTRRWNPKMAKYIFTERNGIHVIDLQQTVKMADAAYEFVRDAAANDAVILFVGTKKQAADAVKEEAERAGQYYINHRWLGGTLTNWDTIQKRIARLKEIKRMEEDGTFEVLPKKEVALLNKQRARLEKFLGGIEDMPRIPDVMYVVDPHKEQIAVKEAKKLGIPVVAMVDTNADPDDIDVIIPANDDAIRAVKLITSKLADAVIEGRQGEDADVDFASEAQADSIEEIVEVVEGDNE, encoded by the coding sequence ATGGCAGTAATTTCAATGAAACAACTTCTTGAGGCTGGTGTTCACTTTGGTCACCAAACTCGTCGCTGGAACCCTAAGATGGCTAAATACATCTTCACAGAACGTAACGGTATCCACGTTATTGACCTTCAACAAACTGTAAAAATGGCTGACGCAGCTTACGAATTCGTTCGTGATGCAGCTGCTAACGACGCTGTTATCTTGTTTGTTGGTACTAAAAAACAAGCTGCTGATGCTGTTAAAGAAGAAGCAGAACGTGCTGGTCAATACTACATCAACCACCGCTGGTTGGGTGGAACTCTTACAAACTGGGATACTATCCAAAAACGTATCGCTCGTTTGAAAGAAATCAAACGTATGGAAGAAGATGGAACTTTTGAAGTTCTTCCTAAGAAAGAAGTTGCTCTTCTTAACAAACAACGTGCTCGTCTTGAAAAATTCTTGGGTGGTATCGAAGATATGCCTCGTATCCCAGACGTAATGTACGTTGTTGACCCACACAAAGAACAAATCGCTGTTAAAGAAGCTAAAAAACTTGGTATCCCTGTTGTTGCAATGGTTGATACAAACGCTGATCCAGATGACATCGATGTTATCATCCCAGCAAACGATGACGCTATCCGTGCCGTTAAATTGATTACATCTAAATTGGCTGATGCTGTTATCGAAGGACGTCAAGGTGAAGATGCAGATGTTGATTTTGCATCAGAAGCACAAGCTGACTCAATCGAAGAAATCGTTGAAGTTGTAGAAGGCGACAACGAATAA
- a CDS encoding S66 family peptidase, producing the protein MKKLSPNSHIRVLSPSDSIARLGGFEANLSAKETLENLGFRVSFSEHYLESDMLYSSSIKSRVADLHAAFADDSVDAILATIGGFNSNELLPYLDYDLIAKHPKIICGYSDSTAFLNAIFAKTGNLTYMGPSYSSFKMKEGQDYQSKAWLNAMTKSAYDLVPSQEWSSDPWYDPTQPRHFMPTEWKIYNAGKASGTIIGGNLSTFGLLRGTPYAPQVNDYVLFLEEAEEDDYHDFDRNLAAILQAYPNPKAVLIGRFPKECQMTPEILTYILDKHSLLKTIPVMYDLDFAHTQPLFTITIGAQASIDTDTLSIHIEE; encoded by the coding sequence ATGAAAAAACTAAGTCCTAACAGTCACATTCGCGTACTCAGTCCGTCAGATTCAATTGCTCGCTTGGGTGGATTTGAAGCCAACCTTTCTGCCAAAGAAACGTTAGAAAATCTAGGATTTCGTGTGTCATTTTCAGAACATTACTTAGAATCTGATATGCTCTATTCTTCTTCAATCAAGAGCCGTGTTGCTGATTTGCACGCTGCTTTTGCTGATGACTCTGTTGATGCTATTCTGGCTACGATTGGTGGTTTTAATTCTAACGAACTGTTGCCCTATCTTGACTACGACTTAATTGCCAAACACCCTAAAATCATCTGTGGGTATTCGGATTCGACAGCTTTTTTGAATGCTATTTTTGCTAAAACTGGAAACCTCACTTACATGGGACCGTCATATTCTAGTTTTAAAATGAAAGAAGGTCAAGATTACCAGAGCAAGGCTTGGTTAAACGCCATGACAAAATCAGCTTATGACCTTGTTCCAAGTCAAGAGTGGTCGAGCGACCCTTGGTATGACCCAACACAACCACGTCATTTTATGCCAACAGAATGGAAAATTTACAACGCAGGGAAAGCTTCTGGCACCATTATTGGTGGAAATTTATCTACTTTTGGACTTCTTCGCGGAACACCTTACGCCCCTCAAGTCAACGATTATGTCCTTTTCTTAGAAGAGGCAGAAGAAGATGACTATCATGATTTTGACCGCAATTTAGCAGCCATTTTACAAGCTTACCCCAATCCAAAAGCGGTGCTTATCGGACGCTTCCCAAAGGAATGCCAAATGACACCCGAAATATTAACCTATATCCTAGACAAGCACTCACTTCTTAAAACCATTCCTGTCATGTATGACCTTGATTTTGCCCACACTCAGCCACTCTTTACAATCACTATCGGCGCACAAGCAAGCATTGACACTGATACTTTGAGTATTCATATCGAGGAATAA
- a CDS encoding Rgg/GadR/MutR family transcriptional regulator, whose protein sequence is MKLEKSMQLGELYRELRIARGLKLKDIARDNLSVSQLSRFENGQTMLAADKLLIAISGIHMTFSEFGHAINNYEETSFFKLGNVISDLYNKQDIDGLRRLLETDKNTESFDVYNRLNELMIKITIHSLDPSYVITEDEKNFLTSYLYEIEEWTEYELYIFGNTMTILSDDDLIFLGKAFVERDKLYLSLPNHKKSAELVFLNLILTLISYRKIYQATYFIECLEKIITYQDMFATICLNFSKKIIAHIESGSDDLSDLEHYIACVEEVGNPTIVAFLKANLSSLFDQN, encoded by the coding sequence ATGAAGCTTGAAAAGTCAATGCAATTAGGTGAATTGTACCGTGAATTAAGAATTGCTCGAGGCTTGAAATTGAAAGATATTGCGCGTGATAATTTATCAGTTTCGCAATTGTCACGTTTTGAAAATGGTCAAACCATGTTAGCGGCGGATAAATTGTTGATTGCTATTTCAGGGATTCACATGACCTTTTCAGAATTTGGTCATGCCATTAATAATTACGAAGAAACGAGTTTTTTTAAACTAGGAAATGTCATCTCTGATTTGTATAACAAGCAAGATATTGACGGTTTGCGTCGTCTGCTTGAGACTGATAAAAATACCGAATCATTTGATGTTTACAATCGTTTAAATGAATTAATGATTAAGATTACGATTCATTCTTTGGACCCTAGCTATGTTATCACAGAAGACGAAAAGAATTTTTTGACGTCTTATCTTTATGAGATAGAAGAATGGACAGAGTATGAGCTTTACATTTTTGGTAATACAATGACCATTTTATCTGATGATGACTTGATTTTTCTTGGAAAAGCATTTGTTGAGCGAGATAAATTGTATTTATCTTTGCCAAATCATAAGAAAAGTGCAGAGCTTGTTTTTCTGAACTTGATTTTGACCTTGATTAGTTATCGCAAAATTTACCAAGCGACTTATTTTATTGAATGTTTGGAGAAAATCATAACTTATCAAGATATGTTTGCGACGATTTGCTTGAATTTCTCGAAAAAAATTATTGCCCATATCGAAAGTGGGTCAGATGACCTTTCTGATTTGGAGCATTATATTGCTTGCGTCGAAGAAGTTGGCAATCCGACCATTGTTGCTTTTTTAAAGGCAAATCTATCAAGTCTTTTTGACCAAAACTAA
- a CDS encoding M13 family metallopeptidase, protein MTRYQDDFYDAVNGEWEKTAVIPDDKPRTGGFSDLADEIEDLMLATTDKWLSGEDVPEDSILQNYIKFHRMTSDYDKREEVGVAPVLPLIEEYKNLDSFAEFAGKIADFEMAGKPNEFPLGVAPDFMNAQLNVLWAEAPGTILPDTTYYAEDNEKGKELLAIWRQMQEELLPKFGFSAEETKDLLDKVIELDAKVAKYVLSREESSEYVKLYHPYDWADFTKLAPELPLDAIFTQILGEIPDKVIVPEERFWTEFAADYYSEKNWDLLKADLVLSATGAFNGYLTDDIRVLSGAYGRALSGTPQAMDKKKAAYYLASGPYNQALGLWYAGQKFSPEAKADVEHKVATMIDVYKKRLTSADWLAKETRDKAIVKLNVITPHIGYPEKLPETYAKKIIDDSLSLVENAQNLAKISIAHSWSKWNKPVDRSEWHMPAHMVNAYYDPQQNQIVFPAAILQAPFYSLEQSSSANYGGIGAVISHEISHAFDTNGASFDEHGSLNNWWKEADYKAFTERTDKIVDQFDGLDSYGAKVNGKLTVSENVADLGGVACALEAAKQDEDFSARDFFINFATIWRMKARDEYMQMLASIDVHAPGKLRTNVTLTNFDEFHTEFDIKAGDPMWRAPEERVIIW, encoded by the coding sequence ATGACTCGATATCAAGACGATTTTTATGATGCTGTCAATGGCGAATGGGAAAAAACAGCCGTCATTCCTGATGATAAACCACGTACAGGTGGTTTTTCAGATTTAGCCGATGAGATTGAAGACTTAATGTTGGCGACAACAGATAAATGGCTTAGCGGCGAAGATGTGCCAGAGGACAGTATTTTACAAAACTATATCAAGTTTCATCGTATGACTTCAGATTATGATAAACGTGAAGAAGTTGGTGTCGCGCCAGTTCTTCCATTGATTGAAGAATACAAAAACTTGGATTCTTTTGCTGAATTTGCAGGCAAAATTGCCGATTTTGAAATGGCAGGAAAACCAAATGAATTCCCACTTGGTGTTGCCCCAGATTTCATGAATGCGCAGCTTAATGTTCTTTGGGCAGAAGCTCCTGGAACAATCTTGCCTGATACGACTTACTATGCCGAAGATAACGAAAAAGGTAAAGAATTACTAGCTATCTGGCGCCAAATGCAAGAAGAATTATTGCCAAAATTTGGTTTTTCAGCTGAAGAAACGAAAGACTTGCTTGACAAGGTGATTGAATTAGATGCCAAAGTCGCTAAATATGTTTTGTCACGTGAAGAATCTTCTGAATACGTCAAACTTTATCACCCATATGATTGGGCTGATTTTACAAAATTAGCACCAGAATTGCCTTTGGACGCTATTTTCACGCAAATTTTGGGAGAAATTCCTGACAAAGTGATTGTTCCTGAAGAACGTTTCTGGACAGAATTTGCTGCTGACTATTATTCAGAAAAAAACTGGGATTTGCTAAAGGCAGATTTGGTTTTATCAGCTACGGGGGCATTTAACGGTTACTTAACAGATGATATTCGTGTGCTTTCAGGTGCTTATGGTCGTGCGCTTTCAGGAACACCACAGGCTATGGATAAGAAAAAAGCGGCATATTACTTAGCTTCAGGTCCTTACAACCAAGCACTTGGTCTTTGGTATGCTGGGCAAAAATTCTCTCCAGAAGCTAAAGCCGATGTGGAGCATAAAGTAGCGACAATGATTGATGTTTACAAGAAACGTTTGACATCAGCAGATTGGTTGGCAAAAGAAACACGTGATAAAGCCATTGTTAAATTAAACGTGATTACACCACACATTGGTTATCCTGAAAAATTGCCAGAAACTTATGCTAAGAAAATCATTGATGATTCGTTGTCATTAGTTGAAAATGCGCAAAACCTTGCTAAAATTTCAATCGCACATAGCTGGAGCAAATGGAACAAGCCTGTTGACCGTAGTGAATGGCATATGCCTGCCCATATGGTTAATGCTTACTATGACCCACAACAAAATCAGATTGTCTTTCCAGCGGCTATCTTACAAGCCCCATTTTACAGTTTAGAACAAAGTTCATCTGCTAACTATGGTGGTATTGGTGCGGTTATTTCCCATGAAATTTCACATGCTTTTGATACCAATGGTGCATCATTTGACGAACATGGTAGCCTCAATAACTGGTGGAAAGAAGCTGATTACAAAGCCTTTACAGAACGTACGGATAAAATCGTTGACCAATTTGATGGTTTAGATTCATATGGTGCGAAAGTCAATGGTAAATTAACCGTTTCTGAAAATGTGGCTGACCTTGGTGGTGTGGCTTGTGCGCTCGAAGCTGCAAAACAAGACGAGGATTTCTCAGCACGTGATTTCTTCATCAACTTTGCGACGATTTGGCGCATGAAAGCGCGTGATGAATATATGCAAATGTTAGCAAGCATTGACGTTCACGCACCAGGAAAACTTCGTACCAATGTTACATTGACAAACTTTGATGAATTCCACACAGAATTTGATATCAAAGCAGGAGACCCAATGTGGCGCGCACCAGAAGAACGCGTTATCATTTGGTGA
- a CDS encoding Gfo/Idh/MocA family protein, with translation MTKKHYNWATLGTGVIANELAQALQQQGRKLYSVANRTYDKGLAFAEKYGIDKVYQTIDEVFDDPNVDIIYISTPHNTHINFLRKALANGKHVLCEKSITLNADELDEAIKLAEENHVILAEAMTIFHMPIYRKLSEIIATGKLGELKLIQMNFGSYKEYDMTNRFFNRQLAGGALLDIGVYALSFVRWFMTSTPTQIASQVKLAPTGVDEQAGILLTNSQGEMATLTLSLHAKQPKRGTIAYDKGYIELYEYPRGQKAVITYTEDGHQEVIEAGSTALALSYEVADMENAVSGQENTMHLDYTKDVMDIMTKLRKDWNLTYPEEE, from the coding sequence ATGACTAAAAAACATTATAATTGGGCAACCCTAGGAACTGGTGTCATTGCTAATGAATTAGCGCAAGCACTTCAACAACAAGGGCGAAAACTCTATTCTGTTGCTAACCGTACTTATGATAAGGGGCTAGCTTTCGCTGAAAAATATGGCATTGACAAAGTTTATCAAACTATTGATGAGGTATTTGACGACCCTAACGTAGATATTATTTACATCTCAACGCCACACAATACACACATTAACTTTTTGCGCAAAGCCCTAGCAAACGGCAAACACGTCTTATGTGAAAAGTCAATTACGCTTAACGCTGACGAATTGGACGAAGCTATCAAGCTAGCTGAAGAAAATCACGTCATTTTAGCAGAAGCCATGACCATTTTCCATATGCCAATTTACCGCAAACTTTCAGAAATCATTGCGACTGGAAAACTCGGTGAATTGAAGCTCATTCAAATGAATTTTGGTAGCTACAAAGAATACGATATGACAAACCGTTTCTTTAATCGTCAGTTAGCTGGCGGTGCACTTCTTGATATTGGTGTCTATGCTCTTTCTTTTGTCCGTTGGTTTATGACATCAACGCCGACTCAAATTGCTTCCCAAGTAAAACTAGCTCCGACAGGAGTCGATGAACAAGCTGGGATTTTGCTAACGAATAGCCAAGGCGAAATGGCAACCTTGACATTAAGCCTTCACGCCAAACAACCAAAACGTGGAACAATCGCTTATGATAAAGGCTATATCGAACTTTACGAATACCCTCGTGGGCAAAAAGCGGTGATTACCTATACCGAGGACGGACATCAAGAAGTCATCGAAGCTGGAAGTACCGCACTCGCTCTTTCCTACGAAGTCGCTGACATGGAAAATGCCGTTTCTGGTCAAGAAAATACCATGCACCTTGACTACACCAAAGACGTCATGGACATTATGACAAAACTCCGCAAAGACTGGAACCTCACTTACCCAGAAGAAGAATGA
- the treC gene encoding alpha,alpha-phosphotrehalase — MAFDKRKVVYQIYPKSYKDTTGNGVGDLRGIIEKLPYLEELGVDVIWLNPFYPSPQRDNGYDISDYTAVNPLFGTMTDFEELSQKAKEHGIELMLDMVLNHCSIEHEWFQKALAGDKYYQDFFILRDTPTNWVSKFGGNAWAPFGDTGKYYLHLFDITQADLNWRNPHVREELFKVVNFWREKGVKGFRFDVINLIGKDEELKDNTAFDGKPEYTDRPIAHDYLKMLNQATFGQDDNSMTVGEMSFTDIPNCIQYSNPDSHELDMVFNFHHLKVDYENGQKWTLKSFDFEELKTLFHTWGEKMSEGGGWSALFWNNHDQPRAINRFIDVKNFRNEGATMLAAAIHLSRGTPYIYMGEEIGMLDPDYDSMADYVDVECLNAYQELLTSGKTEAEAFAIIQAKSRDNSRTPMQWDASENAGFSTGTPWLKVGKTYRDINVENEKSGPIFTFYQQLIRLRKDLPIIAEGSYQSAYQDNPYIYAFERHFDGKQLLVLNNFFAKEVELDLPEAYQSGQVLLSNYPETNLSEKITLKPYQTLAIYQENL; from the coding sequence TTGGCATTTGATAAGAGAAAAGTCGTCTATCAGATTTACCCAAAATCTTATAAAGATACGACAGGCAATGGCGTAGGGGATTTGCGTGGGATTATTGAAAAATTACCCTATTTGGAAGAATTAGGTGTTGATGTCATCTGGCTCAACCCTTTCTATCCAAGTCCTCAACGTGATAATGGGTACGATATTTCAGATTACACAGCGGTCAATCCCTTATTTGGGACAATGACTGATTTTGAAGAATTAAGTCAAAAAGCTAAGGAACATGGCATTGAATTAATGCTTGATATGGTTTTGAATCATTGTTCAATAGAGCATGAATGGTTCCAAAAAGCTTTAGCTGGGGATAAATATTATCAAGATTTCTTCATTTTACGTGATACGCCGACGAATTGGGTTTCAAAATTCGGTGGCAATGCTTGGGCACCATTTGGTGATACTGGCAAATATTATTTGCATTTGTTTGACATTACACAAGCTGACTTGAATTGGCGCAATCCGCATGTGCGTGAGGAATTGTTCAAGGTGGTTAATTTCTGGCGTGAAAAAGGTGTCAAGGGATTTCGCTTTGATGTGATTAATTTAATCGGTAAAGATGAAGAGCTGAAAGATAATACTGCTTTTGATGGTAAACCTGAATACACAGACCGTCCGATTGCGCACGATTATTTGAAAATGTTAAATCAAGCGACATTTGGTCAAGATGACAATAGCATGACGGTTGGTGAAATGAGCTTTACAGACATTCCAAATTGTATCCAGTATAGCAACCCTGACAGTCATGAATTGGATATGGTTTTCAATTTTCATCATCTTAAGGTTGACTACGAAAATGGTCAAAAATGGACGTTAAAATCATTTGATTTTGAAGAATTAAAAACACTTTTCCACACTTGGGGTGAAAAAATGAGTGAGGGTGGTGGCTGGTCAGCACTTTTCTGGAATAATCATGACCAACCTCGTGCGATTAATCGTTTCATAGATGTTAAAAACTTCCGTAATGAGGGAGCGACCATGTTAGCGGCAGCTATTCATTTGTCTCGTGGTACACCATATATTTACATGGGCGAAGAAATTGGTATGCTCGATCCAGATTATGACAGCATGGCTGATTATGTTGATGTTGAATGTTTAAATGCTTACCAAGAATTACTGACATCAGGCAAGACAGAAGCGGAAGCATTTGCCATTATTCAAGCAAAATCACGTGACAATAGCCGTACGCCGATGCAATGGGATGCTTCAGAGAATGCGGGATTTTCAACAGGCACACCATGGTTGAAAGTTGGTAAAACGTATCGTGACATTAATGTTGAAAATGAAAAAAGCGGACCAATCTTCACTTTCTATCAACAATTGATTCGTCTGAGAAAAGACTTGCCAATTATTGCGGAAGGAAGTTATCAGTCAGCTTATCAAGATAATCCTTATATTTATGCGTTTGAACGTCATTTTGACGGAAAACAGTTGTTGGTGTTGAATAACTTTTTTGCTAAAGAAGTTGAGCTTGATTTGCCAGAAGCTTATCAGTCAGGACAAGTTTTGTTAAGCAATTATCCAGAAACAAACCTTTCTGAAAAAATCACTTTAAAACCTTATCAAACACTTGCCATTTATCAAGAAAATTTATAA
- the treP gene encoding PTS system trehalose-specific EIIBC component, whose product MGKFERDAREMLEAIGGKENIAAVTHCATRMRFVLNDESKADVKRLEAIPAVKGTFTNAGQFQAIIGNDVPIFYNDFTAVSGIEGVSKEAAKSAAQKNQNWLQRALAMLAEIFTPIIPAIIVGGLILGFRNILEGVEWSALNGKTIVEVSQFWSGVNSFLWLPGEAIFHYLPVGIVWSVTRKMGTSQILGIVLGICLISPNQLLNAYNVASTSAAEIAANWTWDFGFFTVQKIGYQAQVIPALLAGLSLAYLERFWRKHIPEVISMIFVPFLSLIPALILAHTVLGPIGWTIGKGISAVVLAGLTGPVKWLFGAIFGALYAPLVITGLHHMTNAIDTQLIADAGGTGLWPMIALSNIAQGSAVLAFYVMNRHDEREAQISLPAAISAYLGVTEPALFGVNLKYVYPFVAGMIGSGIAGLFCTSFNITANAIGIGGLPGILSIQAKYMGLFAIDMVIAIVIPFVLTFIFRRVGFLTKAEDEVKSEENSQVQAVVEAKKDAEVPAGTVISIQSPLAGRAKNLSEAPDPVFAQGVMGQGVVIEPTEGELVAPVDGVVSVLFPTKHAIGLVSDEGLELLMHIGMDTVNLDGDGFTAHVKQGDRVSVGDALISFDMAAIQAAGYPVATPVIVTNQNDFQTDVTRELPCDVARGEAIFTASKL is encoded by the coding sequence ATGGGAAAATTTGAAAGAGATGCCCGTGAAATGCTTGAAGCTATCGGCGGGAAAGAAAATATTGCGGCGGTAACGCATTGTGCGACGCGGATGCGTTTTGTTTTAAATGATGAGAGTAAGGCAGATGTTAAGCGTTTGGAAGCCATCCCTGCGGTTAAGGGGACATTTACAAATGCAGGGCAATTCCAAGCAATTATCGGAAATGATGTCCCTATTTTTTATAATGATTTTACAGCGGTTTCTGGTATCGAAGGGGTATCAAAAGAAGCGGCTAAATCAGCAGCGCAGAAAAATCAAAATTGGTTACAACGTGCGCTTGCAATGTTGGCGGAAATTTTTACACCTATCATTCCAGCGATTATCGTTGGTGGTTTGATTTTAGGTTTTCGTAATATCCTTGAAGGTGTAGAATGGTCAGCATTGAATGGTAAGACGATTGTTGAGGTTTCTCAATTTTGGTCTGGTGTGAACTCATTCTTGTGGTTGCCAGGTGAAGCGATTTTCCACTATTTACCAGTGGGAATCGTCTGGTCTGTGACACGTAAAATGGGAACTAGCCAGATTCTGGGGATTGTTCTGGGGATTTGTTTGATTTCTCCAAACCAACTGTTAAATGCTTATAATGTTGCCAGCACATCAGCTGCTGAAATTGCGGCAAACTGGACTTGGGATTTTGGTTTCTTTACAGTTCAAAAAATTGGTTACCAAGCTCAAGTTATCCCAGCGCTTTTGGCAGGGTTGTCTTTGGCTTATCTGGAACGGTTCTGGCGTAAGCATATTCCAGAAGTGATTTCAATGATTTTTGTGCCGTTTCTATCATTGATTCCAGCATTGATTTTGGCACATACGGTGCTTGGTCCAATTGGTTGGACAATTGGTAAAGGTATTTCAGCAGTGGTACTTGCTGGATTGACTGGTCCTGTGAAATGGCTCTTTGGTGCTATCTTCGGTGCACTTTATGCGCCACTTGTTATTACTGGTTTACACCACATGACGAATGCGATTGATACACAATTGATTGCGGATGCTGGTGGTACTGGGCTTTGGCCAATGATTGCTTTGTCAAATATTGCTCAAGGTTCTGCTGTTTTGGCGTTTTATGTGATGAATCGTCATGATGAACGTGAAGCTCAAATTTCATTGCCAGCAGCGATTTCAGCTTATCTTGGTGTTACAGAACCAGCACTTTTCGGGGTTAACTTGAAGTATGTTTACCCATTTGTTGCAGGGATGATCGGTTCAGGTATTGCAGGGCTATTCTGTACAAGTTTCAATATCACGGCTAATGCGATTGGTATCGGTGGTTTGCCAGGTATTCTTTCGATTCAAGCAAAATATATGGGCTTATTTGCCATTGATATGGTGATTGCAATTGTTATTCCATTTGTTTTGACATTTATTTTCCGTCGTGTTGGTTTCTTGACAAAAGCTGAAGATGAAGTGAAGTCAGAAGAAAATTCACAAGTTCAGGCAGTTGTTGAGGCTAAAAAGGATGCGGAAGTGCCTGCAGGAACAGTGATTTCTATCCAAAGTCCGCTTGCAGGACGTGCTAAAAATTTGAGTGAAGCACCAGACCCTGTTTTTGCCCAAGGTGTTATGGGACAAGGTGTTGTGATTGAACCGACAGAAGGAGAATTGGTTGCGCCAGTTGACGGTGTGGTGTCAGTTCTTTTCCCAACAAAACATGCGATTGGTTTGGTTTCAGATGAAGGCCTTGAATTGTTGATGCATATCGGTATGGACACGGTAAATCTTGACGGAGACGGCTTTACAGCTCATGTTAAGCAAGGTGATAGAGTGTCGGTTGGTGATGCTTTGATTAGTTTTGACATGGCAGCTATTCAAGCGGCTGGCTATCCTGTGGCGACACCTGTTATTGTGACCAATCAAAATGATTTCCAGACGGATGTTACGCGAGAATTGCCGTGTGATGTTGCGCGTGGGGAAGCGATTTTTACAGCAAGTAAATTGTGA
- the treR gene encoding trehalose operon repressor, whose product MKKYEQIFKELEHDITSGIYQAGDYLPTENELTQTYHMSRDTIRKALSLLAEAGLIQKIHGSGSQVIKHEQIDFPVSQLTSYKELVDAHHINSKTNVIAIDKLIVDEKLATLTGFKKNNLVWRIIRQRVVDGTASVLDIDYLDKKIVPNMTREIAEQSIYDYLENQLHLIIAYAQKEITIDQLTDRDKLLLDIGAEHHVVSVKSKVYLANKHQFQFTESRHKLEKFRFVDFATRKPQ is encoded by the coding sequence ATGAAAAAATACGAACAAATCTTTAAAGAACTTGAACACGATATCACCTCTGGCATTTACCAAGCAGGCGACTATCTCCCCACCGAAAATGAGCTAACCCAGACCTACCATATGAGCCGTGACACTATCCGCAAAGCGCTTAGTCTCCTTGCCGAAGCAGGGCTTATTCAGAAAATTCACGGTTCTGGCTCTCAAGTCATCAAGCACGAGCAGATTGATTTTCCCGTTTCACAGCTCACAAGCTATAAAGAGCTGGTCGACGCTCACCATATCAATTCCAAAACCAATGTCATTGCCATTGATAAACTTATCGTTGATGAAAAATTAGCTACGCTGACAGGTTTCAAGAAAAATAACCTTGTCTGGCGAATCATTCGCCAACGTGTCGTTGACGGCACCGCTTCTGTCCTTGACATTGATTATTTAGACAAAAAAATCGTGCCAAATATGACACGAGAAATCGCCGAACAATCCATTTACGATTACCTTGAAAATCAACTCCACCTCATCATCGCTTACGCTCAAAAAGAAATCACCATTGACCAGCTAACTGACCGTGACAAACTACTCCTTGACATCGGTGCCGAACACCACGTCGTCTCTGTCAAATCAAAAGTTTACCTCGCCAACAAACACCAATTCCAATTCACCGAAAGCAGACACAAACTCGAAAAATTCCGCTTCGTTGACTTCGCAACCCGAAAACCACAGTAA
- a CDS encoding class C sortase, whose amino-acid sequence MIKKIKENYLTISLVGILLIGLSLLLYPTVSDYWNSFHQSEAVAGYVQDVEDMSEQKKAEMLAAAQAYNQTLQTGVIPDLNLSSAETKTYDQTLDVTGTGIMAYVEIPKLNTTLPIYHGTDDSVLQVAIGHIPGTSLPVGGKGTHAVISGHRGLASAKLFTDIDRLVEGDTFMIQVLDETLTYEVDQILTVTPDDVSALAIDPEQDYVTLVTCTPYGVNTHRLLVRGHRIANQENAARVTSEASQVKPLMVAPFLGIFILIVLLLVVNVYRRLRH is encoded by the coding sequence ATGATAAAAAAGATTAAAGAGAATTATTTGACGATTAGCCTCGTCGGCATATTATTAATCGGGCTGTCCTTGTTATTGTATCCGACAGTTAGCGATTATTGGAATTCATTTCACCAATCTGAGGCGGTTGCTGGTTATGTGCAAGATGTTGAGGATATGAGTGAGCAGAAGAAAGCAGAGATGTTGGCTGCTGCGCAAGCTTATAATCAGACGTTGCAGACAGGGGTTATTCCTGATTTGAATTTGTCGAGTGCTGAGACTAAGACCTATGACCAGACGCTTGATGTGACTGGTACGGGGATTATGGCTTATGTTGAAATTCCTAAGTTGAATACGACTTTGCCGATTTACCATGGTACGGACGATAGTGTCTTGCAGGTGGCTATTGGGCATATCCCAGGGACATCACTTCCTGTGGGTGGTAAAGGAACGCACGCTGTGATTTCAGGTCACCGTGGTTTAGCGTCTGCGAAGTTGTTTACGGATATTGACCGCTTGGTTGAGGGCGATACGTTCATGATTCAGGTTTTGGACGAGACGTTGACTTACGAAGTGGACCAAATTTTGACGGTAACGCCAGATGACGTGTCGGCGTTAGCAATCGACCCAGAGCAAGACTATGTGACTTTGGTGACTTGTACGCCGTATGGAGTCAATACTCACCGTCTCTTGGTTCGTGGTCACCGTATCGCTAATCAGGAAAATGCTGCGCGTGTGACATCTGAAGCCAGTCAGGTGAAACCATTGATGGTTGCGCCATTCCTTGGAATATTTATTTTAATCGTGCTTTTATTGGTGGTAAATGTTTACCGCAGATTACGACATTAA